One Actinoplanes missouriensis 431 DNA segment encodes these proteins:
- a CDS encoding HhH-GPD family protein has protein sequence MTLADAAIAWYDTNARDLPWRQPSTTPWGVLVSEVMLQQTPVVRVEPAWRSWMTRWPTPAALAADPPSEAIRMWGRLGYPRRAMRLHACAVAIVERHGGRVPDDLDQLLALPGVGTYTGRAVATFAYGQRHPVVDTNVRRVVSRAVEGKPDAGPATTAADLTAMEALLPFDVPTAARASIAFMELGAIVCTARSPKCSECPFHDVCAWRLSGTPLPDGPSRKPQRYAGTDRQVRGLILEVLRHATGPVPRQRLDLVWTDEVQRTRALSGLVEDGLVEPLGSDDFVLAGDAPQTEVQQL, from the coding sequence ATGACTCTCGCCGACGCAGCCATCGCCTGGTACGACACGAATGCCCGAGATCTTCCGTGGCGTCAGCCCTCCACCACCCCCTGGGGTGTACTCGTCAGTGAGGTGATGCTCCAGCAGACCCCTGTCGTCCGCGTGGAGCCCGCCTGGCGCTCCTGGATGACCCGCTGGCCCACGCCGGCCGCGCTCGCCGCTGACCCGCCGTCCGAGGCGATCCGGATGTGGGGGCGCCTCGGATACCCCCGGCGCGCCATGCGCCTGCACGCCTGCGCCGTCGCGATCGTGGAGCGCCACGGCGGGCGAGTGCCGGACGATCTCGATCAGTTGCTGGCGCTGCCGGGCGTCGGCACCTACACCGGGCGGGCGGTGGCGACGTTCGCGTACGGGCAGCGGCATCCGGTGGTGGACACGAACGTACGGCGGGTGGTCTCCCGGGCCGTCGAGGGCAAACCCGACGCCGGGCCTGCCACCACCGCCGCCGACCTGACCGCGATGGAGGCGCTGCTGCCGTTCGACGTGCCGACGGCGGCCCGGGCCAGCATCGCCTTCATGGAACTGGGCGCGATCGTGTGCACGGCCCGGTCGCCTAAATGCAGTGAATGCCCGTTCCATGATGTTTGCGCTTGGCGCCTTTCCGGAACGCCACTGCCGGACGGGCCGAGCCGAAAACCGCAGCGTTACGCCGGCACCGACCGCCAGGTCCGGGGACTGATTCTGGAAGTGCTCCGGCACGCCACCGGGCCGGTTCCGCGACAACGGCTGGACCTCGTCTGGACGGATGAGGTGCAGCGGACGCGGGCGCTTTCCGGACTCGTCGAGGACGGACTCGTGGAGCCGCTGGGGTCGGACGATTTCGTGCTGGCCGGCGATGCGCCGCAAACTGAGGTGCAACAGTTGTAG
- a CDS encoding 2'-5' RNA ligase family protein: protein MVAALELYLDVDATRRIRTLWRALDDEGIPSLGSLHQKHRPHVSLAAAHHIDPHAVADALDGVPLGRGLPVEMNFAGQFVGRVLWLGVTVTPELLALHEVVHTRLHERGVEVWEHYRPGRWVPHCTISLRVPNPVMGQAIRRCLEVLPLTATITGAAVADHAKDIHQTL from the coding sequence TTGGTCGCGGCACTCGAGCTCTACCTGGACGTCGACGCGACCCGGCGCATCCGCACGCTCTGGCGCGCGCTGGACGACGAAGGCATCCCCAGCCTGGGCTCGCTGCACCAGAAGCACCGCCCGCACGTCTCCCTGGCCGCCGCCCACCACATCGACCCGCATGCGGTGGCGGACGCCCTCGACGGCGTTCCGCTCGGCCGCGGCCTGCCCGTGGAGATGAACTTCGCCGGCCAGTTCGTCGGCCGCGTCCTCTGGCTCGGCGTCACGGTCACCCCGGAACTGCTCGCGCTCCACGAGGTCGTCCACACCCGCCTGCACGAGCGCGGCGTCGAGGTGTGGGAGCACTATCGCCCCGGCCGCTGGGTGCCGCACTGCACCATTTCGCTGCGCGTCCCCAACCCGGTGATGGGTCAGGCGATCCGCCGCTGCCTGGAGGTCCTGCCGCTCACCGCGACGATCACCGGGGCCGCCGTGGCAGACCACGCGAAAGACATCCACCAAACCCTTTGA
- a CDS encoding class I SAM-dependent methyltransferase, protein MLSMQRNDPRQYDDLAGEWWRPGGDFELLHWLAAARAALIPPAPGPGRVLLDAGCGGGLLAPHVRDKGYRHVGVDLGRPGLAEAARRGVTGLNGDVTRLPLRSGSVDVVVAGEILEHVTDLPGTVAELSRVLRPGGRVVIDTVNDTALSRLITVTIGERLGVAPVGLHDPALFVPPRRLIEQFARHGVTLRVRGVRPTFGGLFKWLVLRRGSAGKIVPAFSAAVLYQGVGTRHDR, encoded by the coding sequence ATGCTGTCCATGCAGCGCAACGATCCCCGTCAGTACGACGACCTGGCCGGCGAGTGGTGGCGACCCGGCGGCGACTTCGAGCTTCTGCACTGGCTGGCGGCCGCCCGCGCGGCGCTGATCCCACCGGCGCCCGGTCCGGGGCGGGTGCTGCTGGACGCGGGCTGCGGCGGCGGGCTGCTCGCCCCGCACGTGCGCGACAAGGGATATCGGCACGTCGGCGTCGACCTGGGCCGCCCGGGTCTCGCGGAGGCGGCCCGGCGCGGAGTCACCGGGCTGAACGGCGACGTGACCCGGCTGCCGCTGCGCTCCGGCAGCGTCGACGTCGTGGTGGCCGGCGAGATCCTGGAGCACGTCACCGACCTGCCCGGGACGGTCGCCGAGCTGTCCCGGGTGCTGCGACCCGGCGGACGCGTGGTGATCGACACGGTGAACGACACCGCGCTGAGCCGGCTGATCACGGTGACCATCGGCGAGCGGCTCGGCGTGGCGCCGGTCGGGCTGCACGACCCGGCCCTGTTCGTGCCGCCCCGGCGGCTGATCGAGCAGTTCGCCCGGCACGGCGTGACCCTGCGGGTCCGCGGTGTCCGCCCCACGTTCGGGGGGTTGTTCAAGTGGCTGGTGTTGCGCAGGGGGTCCGCGGGAAAGATCGTCC
- a CDS encoding glycine cleavage system protein R gives MHELAITVIGPDRTGIVADVAEALAGVGANLTDSTMTRLRGHFAMTLICNGPTAEEVEAALRPVGLLATVSRVEPEAGQVANGEPYLVSVHGADRLGIVAAVTRVVAASGGNITDLTTRLTGPLYVLVAEVDLPGGAADELAERLAVAGAELGVDVTLRRAESELL, from the coding sequence GTGCACGAGCTAGCCATCACCGTCATCGGCCCCGACCGGACCGGCATCGTCGCCGACGTCGCCGAGGCTCTCGCCGGAGTCGGCGCGAACCTCACCGACTCGACGATGACCCGCCTGCGCGGGCATTTCGCCATGACCCTGATCTGCAACGGGCCGACCGCCGAGGAGGTCGAGGCGGCGCTCAGGCCGGTCGGTCTGCTCGCCACGGTGAGCAGGGTGGAGCCGGAGGCCGGACAGGTGGCGAACGGCGAGCCGTACCTGGTGAGCGTCCACGGCGCCGACCGGCTCGGCATCGTCGCGGCGGTCACCCGGGTGGTCGCCGCGTCCGGTGGCAACATCACCGACCTCACCACCCGTCTGACCGGGCCGCTCTACGTGCTGGTCGCCGAGGTGGACCTGCCGGGCGGTGCGGCCGACGAACTGGCCGAGCGTCTCGCCGTCGCGGGCGCCGAGCTGGGCGTCGACGTGACCCTCCGGCGAGCCGAGTCGGAGCTGCTGTGA
- the disA gene encoding DNA integrity scanning diadenylate cyclase DisA — translation MPLDRDGSKPAASSTPRPGVNGAGHRAMTPPAGPGLTGGASDPLRANLALMAPGTALRDGLERILRGRTGALIVLGYDAVVESICTGGFPLDVEFSATRLRELCKMDGAVVLSSDGTRIVRAAVHLMPDPSIPSEESGTRHRTAERVAKQSAFPVISVSQSMHIIGLYVNGQRHVLDDSAAILSRANQALATLERYKLRLDEVSGTLSALEIEDLVTVRDAVAVVQRLEMVRRIADEISGYVVELGTDGRLLALQLDELMAGVDADRTLVIRDYLPSGRKARTLDEALVELDLLTATEMIDLVAVAKAIGYPGASDALDAAVSPRGFRLLAKVPRLPAQIVDRLVDHFGSLQRLLGATVEDLQAVEGVGDARARGVREGLSRLAEASILERYV, via the coding sequence GTGCCGCTCGACCGCGATGGTTCCAAGCCCGCCGCCAGTTCCACGCCACGTCCCGGCGTCAACGGCGCTGGACACCGCGCGATGACACCCCCGGCCGGCCCCGGCCTGACCGGGGGAGCAAGCGATCCGCTCCGCGCCAACCTGGCCCTGATGGCTCCCGGCACGGCGCTGCGCGACGGTCTGGAGCGCATCCTGCGGGGCCGCACCGGCGCGCTGATCGTGCTCGGTTACGACGCTGTCGTGGAGAGCATCTGCACCGGTGGCTTCCCGCTCGACGTGGAGTTCTCCGCGACCCGGCTGCGTGAGCTGTGCAAGATGGACGGCGCGGTCGTGCTCTCCAGCGACGGCACCCGCATCGTCCGGGCCGCCGTGCACCTCATGCCCGACCCGTCGATCCCGTCCGAGGAGTCCGGCACCCGGCACCGCACCGCCGAGCGGGTGGCGAAACAGTCCGCCTTCCCGGTCATCTCGGTGAGCCAGTCGATGCACATCATCGGGCTCTATGTGAACGGTCAGCGCCACGTCCTGGACGACTCGGCCGCGATCCTCTCCCGGGCCAACCAGGCGCTCGCCACCCTGGAGCGTTACAAGCTGCGCCTGGACGAGGTCTCCGGCACCCTCTCCGCCCTGGAGATCGAGGACCTGGTGACCGTGCGGGACGCGGTGGCGGTGGTGCAGCGGCTGGAGATGGTCCGCCGGATCGCCGACGAGATCTCCGGTTACGTGGTGGAGCTCGGCACCGACGGCCGCCTGCTCGCCCTCCAGCTGGACGAGCTGATGGCCGGTGTCGACGCCGACCGCACCCTGGTCATCCGCGACTACCTGCCGTCCGGCCGCAAGGCCCGCACGCTCGACGAGGCCCTGGTCGAGCTGGACCTGCTCACCGCCACCGAGATGATCGACCTGGTCGCGGTGGCGAAGGCGATCGGTTACCCGGGCGCCTCTGACGCGCTCGACGCCGCCGTCTCGCCGCGCGGGTTCCGGCTGCTGGCCAAGGTGCCCCGGCTCCCGGCGCAGATCGTCGACCGGCTGGTCGACCATTTCGGCAGCCTGCAGCGCCTGCTGGGCGCCACGGTCGAGGACCTACAGGCTGTGGAGGGCGTGGGTGACGCCCGGGCCCGGGGTGTGCGCGAGGGGCTGTCCCGGCTGGCCGAGGCGTCGATCCTGGAGCGCTACGTCTAG
- a CDS encoding UbiA family prenyltransferase yields the protein MPRALALLRASHPEPGGAVTLAMALLAVGVGHRGWRLVAVVVAVALTQLAVGWVNDWLDADRDRTAGRRDKPVAAGVVSARTVGISGLLAALAIPLPALPLGALPTLLIALVGAFALLYDWPLKSTPFSVVPYLVAFGLLPAFVVVSLPGNPAPPAWLVAAGALLGGGAHFANVLPDLADDAATGVRGLPHRIGARGSQLAAAVLLLGATLALVFGPPGPPSWAGWAAASAAVVVLPLGMYVSKRASGRPVALFRAVMVVALIDVVLLVLS from the coding sequence ATGCCCCGTGCACTCGCATTGCTACGCGCCTCACATCCGGAGCCGGGTGGCGCCGTCACGCTCGCGATGGCGTTGCTCGCCGTGGGGGTGGGACATCGGGGGTGGCGGCTCGTCGCGGTCGTAGTCGCGGTGGCGCTCACCCAGCTCGCGGTGGGCTGGGTCAACGACTGGCTGGACGCGGATCGGGACCGGACCGCGGGACGGCGGGACAAACCGGTGGCTGCAGGAGTGGTCTCGGCCCGTACCGTGGGGATCTCGGGTTTGCTCGCGGCGCTCGCGATCCCGCTGCCGGCGCTGCCCCTCGGCGCCCTGCCCACCCTGCTGATCGCGCTGGTCGGCGCTTTCGCCCTGCTCTACGACTGGCCGCTGAAGTCCACGCCGTTCTCGGTGGTGCCCTATCTGGTGGCGTTCGGACTGCTGCCGGCGTTCGTGGTGGTGTCGCTGCCCGGCAATCCGGCGCCACCGGCCTGGCTCGTCGCGGCCGGCGCGCTGCTCGGCGGTGGCGCGCACTTCGCCAACGTGCTCCCGGATCTCGCCGACGACGCGGCGACCGGCGTGCGCGGGCTGCCGCATCGGATCGGCGCCCGGGGTTCTCAGCTGGCCGCCGCGGTGCTCCTTCTGGGCGCCACGCTCGCGCTCGTCTTCGGGCCTCCTGGGCCTCCGTCGTGGGCGGGCTGGGCGGCGGCGTCGGCCGCCGTCGTGGTCCTTCCTCTGGGGATGTACGTGTCCAAGCGCGCCAGTGGCCGGCCGGTGGCATTGTTTCGGGCGGTGATGGTGGTGGCCCTGATCGACGTCGTGTTGCTGGTGCTGAGCTGA
- the radA gene encoding DNA repair protein RadA gives MTTSRAASKAPRASYVCDACGHQPPKWVGRCPECGEWGSVIESTVSAPLVSGRVVSSRMPSEPARPIAQISAAPARAVATGVGELDRVLGGGLVPGAVVLLAGEPGVGKSTLLLDVAQQWAAGAGTPSLVVSGEESVSQVRLRAERLGALHDKLYLAAENDLGTVIGHLDAVKPGLLVLDSVQTVSAPGTEGVPGGVTQVRAVTAALVSIAKERGIATVLVGHVTKDGQVAGPRVLEHLVDVVLHFEGDKHSSLRLVRGVKNRFGAADEVGCFEMHEGGITSLPDPSGLFLTRYLEPVPGTCVTVAMEGRRALVTEVQALIGAEVQGSPRRTVSGLDGARLAMVLAVLERRTKQLKLSNREVFAATVGGIRLTEPSADLAMALAVASGGLDLAMPPTLVAIGEVGLTGEIRRVGAVGRRLAEAARLGFRVALVPPGCGPDGTTGTPKGMQVVEVGDLRSALQSAARAAADHVAK, from the coding sequence GTGACGACCTCCCGCGCGGCCTCGAAGGCTCCTCGCGCCTCTTACGTCTGCGACGCCTGCGGTCACCAGCCGCCCAAATGGGTGGGTCGGTGTCCGGAGTGCGGCGAGTGGGGCTCGGTCATCGAGTCCACAGTCTCCGCCCCGCTGGTCTCCGGCCGGGTGGTCAGTTCCCGTATGCCGTCCGAGCCGGCCCGGCCGATCGCCCAGATCAGCGCCGCGCCGGCTCGTGCCGTCGCGACAGGTGTCGGCGAGCTCGACCGGGTGCTCGGCGGCGGCCTGGTCCCCGGGGCGGTGGTGCTGCTCGCCGGTGAGCCCGGCGTCGGCAAGTCCACCCTCCTCCTCGACGTGGCCCAGCAGTGGGCGGCCGGCGCCGGCACCCCGTCGCTGGTGGTCAGCGGTGAGGAGTCGGTGAGCCAGGTCCGCCTGCGCGCCGAGCGGCTCGGCGCCTTGCACGACAAGCTCTACCTGGCGGCAGAGAACGATTTGGGTACGGTGATCGGCCACCTCGACGCCGTGAAACCCGGCCTGCTGGTCCTCGACTCGGTACAGACCGTCTCCGCGCCCGGCACCGAGGGCGTGCCCGGCGGCGTGACCCAGGTCCGCGCCGTGACCGCCGCCCTCGTCTCGATCGCCAAGGAGCGCGGCATCGCGACCGTCCTGGTCGGCCACGTGACGAAAGACGGCCAGGTCGCCGGTCCCCGCGTCCTGGAACACCTGGTCGACGTGGTGCTCCACTTCGAGGGCGACAAACACTCCTCGCTGCGGCTGGTCCGCGGCGTGAAAAACCGGTTCGGCGCGGCCGACGAGGTGGGCTGCTTCGAGATGCACGAGGGCGGCATCACCAGCCTCCCCGACCCGTCCGGCCTCTTCCTCACGCGCTATCTGGAGCCCGTTCCCGGCACCTGCGTGACGGTGGCGATGGAGGGCCGGCGCGCCCTGGTCACCGAGGTCCAGGCGCTGATCGGGGCCGAGGTGCAGGGCTCGCCCCGGCGGACCGTGTCCGGTCTCGACGGCGCCCGTCTCGCCATGGTCCTGGCCGTCCTGGAGCGCCGCACCAAGCAGCTCAAGCTTTCCAACCGCGAGGTCTTCGCGGCCACCGTCGGCGGGATCCGGCTCACCGAGCCCTCGGCCGACCTGGCGATGGCGCTCGCGGTCGCGTCCGGCGGCCTGGACCTCGCGATGCCGCCGACCCTGGTGGCGATCGGCGAGGTCGGCCTGACCGGTGAGATCCGCCGGGTCGGCGCGGTCGGGCGGCGGCTCGCCGAGGCGGCCCGGCTCGGTTTCCGGGTCGCGCTGGTGCCGCCGGGCTGCGGTCCGGACGGGACGACGGGCACGCCCAAGGGCATGCAGGTGGTCGAGGTCGGCGATCTGCGCTCGGCGTTGCAGAGCGCGGCGCGGGCCGCCGCCGACCACGTCGCCAAGTGA
- a CDS encoding DUF4291 domain-containing protein, translating into MVPVHEIRAVYDDHLITIYQAYPAEIAEPALRAGRFVPPFKPNRMTWIKPSFLWMMYRSGWATKPGQERILAISITRTGFEWALNRAVLSHYDPATHPDRATWQRHLRAAPTRVQWDPERDLHLKPQPHRSLQLGLGPEAVPHYTDTWTAAITDVTPLAHEIHAQVQAANLQAAAALLPPERPYPSSLAAARSQPR; encoded by the coding sequence ATGGTGCCCGTGCATGAGATTCGAGCAGTGTACGACGACCATCTGATCACGATTTATCAGGCTTATCCGGCCGAAATCGCCGAGCCCGCATTGCGTGCCGGCCGTTTCGTGCCACCGTTCAAGCCGAATCGAATGACATGGATAAAACCGTCGTTCCTGTGGATGATGTATCGCTCCGGCTGGGCCACCAAGCCCGGCCAGGAACGGATCCTCGCCATCTCGATAACCCGCACCGGCTTCGAGTGGGCCCTCAACAGAGCCGTCCTGAGCCATTACGACCCCGCCACCCACCCCGACCGGGCAACCTGGCAGCGCCACCTCCGAGCCGCCCCCACCCGGGTCCAGTGGGACCCGGAACGCGACCTCCACCTGAAACCCCAGCCACACCGCTCACTGCAGCTGGGCCTGGGCCCCGAGGCAGTCCCCCACTACACCGACACCTGGACAGCCGCCATAACCGACGTAACCCCTCTGGCCCACGAGATCCACGCCCAGGTCCAGGCCGCCAACCTCCAAGCCGCAGCCGCCCTGCTCCCTCCCGAACGCCCCTACCCCTCATCGCTCGCCGCCGCGCGATCCCAGCCGCGCTAA
- the def gene encoding peptide deformylase: MTGENAESAGRVLPVLTAPATVLGEVGQEVDPTDPEIVQLAADLVATMRVSPGCVGLAAPQVGVSAQVFCVDVTGHPKAATVHGTFVLCNAKIVEASRWRPGREGCMSVPDLTGDVKRAARIVVEAVLPGTGESVTMTTDAFEARALQHEIDHCGGKLFLDRVAGAHAIYQRKVYL; encoded by the coding sequence GTGACCGGGGAGAACGCGGAGAGCGCGGGCCGGGTGCTTCCCGTCCTCACCGCGCCGGCGACCGTCCTCGGCGAGGTCGGCCAGGAGGTGGACCCCACCGATCCGGAGATCGTCCAGCTCGCCGCCGACCTGGTCGCCACGATGCGGGTCTCGCCGGGCTGCGTCGGCCTGGCGGCGCCGCAGGTGGGCGTGAGCGCCCAGGTCTTCTGCGTGGACGTGACGGGTCACCCGAAAGCGGCAACGGTCCACGGCACGTTCGTCCTCTGCAACGCGAAAATCGTCGAGGCGAGCCGGTGGCGGCCCGGCCGGGAGGGCTGCATGTCGGTGCCCGACCTCACCGGCGACGTGAAGCGTGCGGCGCGGATCGTGGTCGAGGCCGTCCTCCCCGGTACGGGTGAATCCGTCACGATGACCACCGACGCGTTCGAGGCCCGGGCGCTGCAGCACGAGATCGACCACTGTGGAGGGAAACTTTTCCTCGACCGGGTCGCCGGCGCCCACGCCATCTACCAGCGCAAGGTCTATCTCTAA